The Coffea arabica cultivar ET-39 chromosome 1e, Coffea Arabica ET-39 HiFi, whole genome shotgun sequence genome has a window encoding:
- the LOC140009683 gene encoding uncharacterized protein: MTYNPSGSVEPYDLVDTNDFNVPFDTLGIPGSLRKETYIAAFIACWICKFLLPSKKVDRIRPSVFKVACLMATGKRFCLAIPVLASIYHGLREIVHAPNLGECGVTFPIHYVYAWIGQYFDVYYENHQVSSHHARMTRFSGEKMAIFYGQLEAEEIFKETNPLMLPKLCWTENGEKALIDDGSLSSRLTSYFISQRSCHLTLRKNNTFIIEKYNPCRFSRQFGFCQDIPNNLKEITHTYTLGEAIQLWDSSVRTQTRSRMTIPMHRKHPLITKDYDAWWSTRSNSVSSTPLKFTVKIPQQSVKKGKVTSANESVHPNGVIEIVTGLTSSTLRKNKTISSPLENVVTRNKSSKDSRQAIKEAQPVIPVKKMPPKVSKSSSVTHTEGDVEIETIDDRDSLEAIEQEGTQAQGIESTQRGAHSLASGSSSQDRHWNRSKKRTSPDLEEISFSPPSVGVSPLKPLLLEFHQEDVGTNSPLELKTDAIISNKEGDEVVISIPKQLAPSGGALSKKELTNLHEIRKKPKVALVSEFHGQKLIQEHRRKYLQSLWMDFREQILDTPTEQISSLKECAEEIIAEITRTDPTNGLPLKDHLMELFVKAKAYDVLASSSWERMSKETHAELLSNATVQLERVKAKEEGLTCHLQSLEEKLQSIEDRKKVLQQELISLEKQGLEISSTIDQKHETFKEIQAEITQAHDELSSIENTSIMTDEAMKEFEDMKSALESYKVAVVEYKFDI, translated from the exons ATGACTTACAACCCTTCTGGAAGCGTGGAGCCTTACGACCTTGTCGATACGAATGACTTCAATGTCCCTTTTGACACCCTGGGTATCCCAGGGTCTCTAAGAAAGGAGACCTATATTGCGGCATTCATAGCGTGTTGGATCTGCAAGTTCCTTTTGCCAAGCAAAAAGGTCGATCGTATTCGCCCGAGTGTCTTCAAGGTTGCATGCTTAATGGCTACAGGGAAAAGATTTTGTCTTGCAATTCCCGTCCTCGCGAGCATATATCATGGGTTGAGGGAGATCGTCCACGCCCCTAACCTTGGAGAATGTGGGGTAACTTTTCCAATCCATTACGTTTATGCTTGGATTGGTCAATACTTCGATGTATATTACGAAAATCATCAAGTAAGTAGCCACCACGCGCGCATGACAAGATTTAGTGGTGAGAAAATGGCAATATTTTATGGCCAATTGGAAGCTGAGGAAATCTTCAAAGAAACGAATCCTTTGATGCTTCCTAAATTGTGCTGGACTGAGAACGGAGAAAAGGCGTTGATCGATGACGGATCCTTATCATCGAGACTCACGAGCTACTTCATTAGTCAACGCTCTTGCCATTTAACTCTACGTAAGAACaatacttttattattgaaaaatataatcctTGCAGGTTCAGCAGGCAATTCGGTTTTTGTCAGGACATCCCCAACAACTTGAAAGAGATCACTCACACTTATACCTTAGGTGAAGCTATTCAACTATGGGATTCCTCAGTTCGCACGCAGACGCGGTCTCGGATGACTATACCCATGCACAGGAAGCATCCATTGATCACAAAAGACTATGATGCCTGGTGGTCGACTCGGTCAAATAGTGTCTCTTCAACTCCCTTAAAATTCACCGTTAAGATCCCTCAGCAATCAGTGAAGAAGGGTAAGGTTACCTCCGCCAACGAGTCAGTGCATCCTAATGGAGTTATAGAGATTGTAACGGGTCTTACCTCATCCACCTTGCGGAAGAACAAAACCATTAGCAGCCCCTTGGAAAACGTTGTTACAAGAAATAAGTCTTCCAAGGACTCTCGACAGGCCATCAAAGAGGCGCAACCAGTGATTCCAGTAAAGAAGATGCCGCCCAAGGTTTCAAAATCTTCATCAGTGACTCACACAGAAGGAGACGTCGAAATTGAAACGATAGACGACCGTGATTCTCTCGAGGCTATAGAACAAGAAGGAACTCAAGCTCAGGGCATCGAATCTACCCAAAGAGGAGCCCATTCGTTGGCGAGTGGCAGTAGTAGCCAAGACCGTCATTGGAACCGGTCGAAGAAAAGGACATCTCCTGATTTGGAGGAAATTTCCTTTTCACCACCGTCGGTTGGAGTGTCGCCGCTTAAG ccccTACTTCTTGAATTCCACCAAGAAGATGTTGGTACCAATTCACCACTTGAACTTAAGACTGATGCTATAATTTCAAACAAGGAAGGTGACGAAGTTGTTATCAGCATCCCAAAGCAACTTGCCCCCAGTGGAGGTGCTTTGTCAAAGAAGGAGCTGACTAATTTGCACGAAATTCGAAAAAAACCTAAGGTAGCATTGGTTTCAgaatttcatggtcaaaaattgatCCAGGAGCATCGAAGGAAGTACTTGCAGAGTTTGTGGATGGATTTTCGCGAACAGATTCTTGACACTCCAACTGAGCAGATCTCTTCTTTAAAAGAGTGTGCAGAGGAAATCATTGCAGAAATCACAAGAACGGATCCTACCAATGGCCTCCCTTTAAAAGATCACTTGATGGAATTATTTGTCAAAGCGAAGGCATATGATGTTCTGGCATCCTCATCGTGGGAAAGGATGAGCAAAGAAACACATGCAGAACTCCTTTCCAACGCGACCGTCCAACTCGAGAGAGTTAAGGCAAAGGAAGAAGGACTAACTTGTCACTTGCAAAGTCTTGAAGAAAAGTTGCAGTCCATTGAAGACAGGAAGAAGGTTCTGCAACAGGAACTCATCAGTTTGGAGAAACAAGGCCTGGAAATCAGTTCGACTATCGATCAAAAGCATGAGACCTTCAAGGAGATCCAGGCTGAAATAACCCAAGCGCATGATGAGTTATCTTCCATTGAAAATACTAGCATCATGACTGATGAAGCAATGAAGGAATTTGAAGACATGAAATCTGCACTTGAATCATATAAAGTAGCTGTAGTGGAatacaaatttgatatttag